CCATATAGATTAAAACATATAGATTAAACCATATATACTAAACCATATAGATTAAACCATATAGATTAAACCATATAGATTAAACCATATTTACTAAACCATATAGATTAAACCATATAGATTAAACCATATATACTAAACCATATAGATTAAAACATATAGATTAAACATATAGATTATACCATATATACTAGAACATATACACTAAACCATGTAGATTAAACCATATATACTAAACCATATAGATTAAACCATATATATTAAACCATATAGATTAAACCGTATATATTAAACCATATAGATTAAACCATATATATTAAACCATATAGATTAAACCATATATACTAAACCATATATATTAAACCATGTAGATTAAACCATATATACTAAACCATATAGATTAAAACATATAGATTAAAACATATATTAAACCATATAGATTAAACCATATAGATTAAACCATATAGATTAAACCATGTAGATTAAACCATATATACTAAACCATGTAGATTAAACCATGTAGATTAAACCATATAGAGGTATAATTTTGTAGATGCAGGTTTTTCCATACTGACTCGGATTGTCAGaggattggttgattgattgatttgtctCTCCTGTGAGATGATGAAGGTTTTAAAGGAAATGAATCCAACCTTCATCTTCTTCCTGTCACCCTGTAAATGTCCAGTGTGGACAAATCAAAGGCAGTAATGTTATAACTCAACATGTGGAAGATCGTAGACTCTTTCATACCAACACACCTTTTCTCCTCACACAGAAAATCATTGACTAACTTATTAACCTGATTGATTGAATCATCAGAATCGTGTTAACAggagaaaatgtacaaaaaacagaaaacaatacaaataatcAAAGCTTTATTGATTTTAGACTTTTTCAAAAACGGGTTACAAAGTTCTTCAGTGATGAGAATAAAAATGAGTTTGTAACAGAAAGTGAAGCTTCTGTTGATCCAAActacaaataatataataaatctgtaataaaccaGTTTGTAACAGATCAGTGAAGATGCTGAACTCAGTTtctcttttattgtttcatttttaaattatgtattaagagctgcaacaattaatcaattagttgcaaactatttttaatgtaatcGGTTAAttgttctgatttttttttaaagaaaaaggttcaaattctctgattgcagcttcttaaatgtgaatatttttggtttctttactttctgacagtaaactgaagatctttgggttgtggacaaaacaagacatttgatgacggCGTGTTGGACTTTTATAAACAGTCAtcgacattttctgacattttattgaccaaacaactaatcgattaattgagaaaataatcaacagaataATCGTTAGTTTGCAGCTCTATTatacatattgtgtgtataGGAGCACCTGTTTAATCTGATGCAATCCAACACAGCAGCTCTGCTATAAATTCTACATCATgaagcttctacattttcagtttttgttgacgttgtcagaaaggtgataattctacttcctgttgctgctggtgTACCGGAGTGTtcataatattttgtccaccccattaacgTACATGaggatgaaagagaagaaaacgttgttttaatgagatgttgattttatgaaataaagtttcttgttaaacagaatatttgttttgtagTAACGAGTTCTTGTAACATGATAAACATGagatgatgtttctgttttcctggaacaaactccaaacaccgAACCATGTCCTGCAGTCAGACTCCGTCCTgcgcaggaggagagagggagtgtTGCTACACTAGCTAGTTACCATGGTAACCCCTCCACAGAGAGGTCAGGGGTCGACAGGACGTCCTCTCTACAGCTCCGGTGTCCATCCCACTGCGTCCGGCTGCGTCTTCTTTCGCAGGTGAGGCAGGAAGGCGTCTCTGTAAAACACCTGCAGCTTGGACACCGTCTCCTCCCACAGGtcggggtcaaaggtcaccggGACGATGGCCGTCTCCTTCAATGTGAAGACGGCGAGGTCGGCCTGCTGAAGACCCGTCACTGCCAGCTGACACTGAATCTGAGTGAAGTAACTGTGAGACGTCTTCAGACGGTAGACCGGAGACTGGGACAGGAAGACAAGGAGAGGACAGGAAGTTAACAACAAGGAGAAGACGGGACATTAACAGCAAGGACAAGACAGGAAGTTAAGGACAAGGAAAAGACGGGACGTTAACAGCAAGGAGAAGACAGGAAGTCAATGACAAGGAGAAGACGGGACGTTAACAGCAAGGACAAGACAGGAAGTTAAGGACAAGGAAAAGACGGGACGTTAACAGCAAGGAGAAGACAGGAAGTCAATGACAAGGAGAAGACGGGACGTTAACAGCAAGGAGAAGACGGGACGTTAATGACAAGATAAGACAGGAAGTTAAGGACAAGGAGAAGACGGGACATTAACGACATGGACAGGACAACAACAAGAAGACAGGAAGTTAACAGACAGTTGTGGAcggtaaaatgttttttttaccgTCCCAGGCTCCCGTCCGTTCTCGTTCTGTATTTCCAGACAGAAGGCGGGGTCGTCCCTGCAGGCGTCCTCCACTCgtctatgtctgtgtttgtaggGACACTTCACCTCCAGGCAGAGCAGCCGTTGGCTGGTCCGGCTGTCCGTCACGATGCCGTCGGGGCTGGCAGCCAACCAGGGCCTCTGAGCGTCGATGAACAAACCGCAGTCCTGAACGGAGACGGAGCGACGCAACGCTGCGCTCTTCAGTTTCTGCAGGTCCACAGAGACACCAGACAGGTAGAAGAACAAGAAGACAGTATATCATATATTTATAGTGAGTATATATTATAATACGCTGAtatgttattataataaatgGATGTTATGAACTGAATAGCGTCTAATAATTTCATCATCAGACGGGTTTGTGAGACACACCTGGTACCTGCGGACCACCTCGGCCTCCATCTGGACCCCCCAGCTCATGGCTCTGGTCTGGATGCGCCGCTCCTCACCTGCCGGGTCACAGTCAGGTTTATCGTGAAAGATTCAAACATGCTGcatctgtgtgttcagtttgtttataaaatgCTTCAGCAGGCCTCGTGAAtccaaacaaaaccaaaatccATGAAAAGTTATGATTGATAAACATTTATGACTCATGActcataaatatatacatttttacattttagtgtCACAATTTTAATCtttcatatattatattatataatattttatttgtaacttttaaactctttttcttcttgatgAAAACTTTTCACAGCCTCAGACTGACGTTACATGTAAACAGAAGGTGAGTTGAAGACTTTTTATAAAACAGTTTCTATACATCAGTATTTATACAAACTTTATCTCGTGTGATGTAAACTAAACATTTTGGGTtctggactgttgatcagactaATGACTATTGTCTTGATTGATCGtatagtttataaaatgtcagagacgATGAATCAGTTATCAAACTAGTTTCTGAtcaattttctgtcgatcaactaatcaattcagAATTGACTGAAGtcatttaaagacgtcaccttcagttttaggacatttttactgttttctgacattacGCAGACCAGATGattgatcgattaattgagagaaCAATCAGATTtatcaataatgacaataatggtGAGGGGGCGTGGCCTACCTGTGATAGCAGCCAGGTAGGAGGGGGGCGGGGTTTTGCTCTTCCCCTGAACAAAGCGGCAGTGAGCGATGCGGTGAGCCACAGAAGCTGTGATCCGGTTCTTCCTCCAGGTGAACCAGTCCTGGTTGGTGCTCTGTCCGCGAGTCAGAACCTCCACCTGCTCCACCACACACCTGTCCAGCCTGACGCCCAGACCCACAGGGACCTGCTCCGGTCTGGGAGGATCTGCTGGACGAGGATCTGGATCTGCAGCAGCTCTCTGATCCgctttctttgtctgtttctggtTGCGTTTCACTGCAGGAACCGGATCAGCCTGAGCAGTCTGATCAGCATCCTGGTTCTGCTGGACTGCTTTAATCCCAGTCTGAGCTCCAGGTTTGGTCTTGTGGGTTTGTCTGGTTCCTGTTTTTGCTGGTGGTCCAGTCTGGATGGTCGGGTGGTACCGGACCTGAGGCAGGACGGGCTTCTGGTTCTTGTTGGTTTGTTGATTCTGCATTTTCATGTCGTCTTCATCGAAGCAGAAAACAACTGAATCAGACTGTGAATCATTTCAGACGCAACAAAAGTCTGAATTCTGAGACTGAAGTCAGAGTTTTATTAACAGCTGAGACAATTAAATTTACCTATCTAGCTcatggcttttattttgaaaaacctGAAGCTCGTGACCGGATGGTTTGACTTCCTGgctattttattttaagctgCTGTCCAAGAGTCTTCAGGTTGGTTTAAATCAGGAGTAAACAGGTGAGAGTTTCCTTTAATGCTTCAGTCTGTTTCACTCTGACAGCTCAAACAAACACGACGCGCTTCTCACCAGACTCCGTTCAAAAAGTGGCAGAAAAGAAGTTCTTCACTAACAGGCACAAGTTCACCTGCTGGAAGAGCAATCCGGGTATTTAACGGATCGTTAGGAGCTATTCTTGTATTCGGCACCAAACTAATAAATGGAGAAACACTTATTTAAAAGAAATTCGATGTTTTTAACTGTTGACCCGCGTCGTCTTCTTCCGCAGAATCCTTTGTAATCTGGTCAGAGATTCACCAGTAAACCCAGTATAAATGTTTCTATAAAGTCACCTGAAGGCCGAATAAATCACAGTGTTCAGTCCGCGGAGAAAATGGCTTAAATTTTGTGATACAGCTCATGAATAAGCGCAAATAAGGAAGGAAGCATTAAACTGTCAGATTTTTGAATGAAGTTTGGTGTAAAATACATGCTGGTCTTACTGGCCTGATACGCCCTAAACCAGCATGTATTTTAGTGTTTAGACGTTCAGTTTATCTTCAACTGTTTTTAATTAGACACTCTGACTATGCAGCTGTAACTAACTAACTACCTTTATTTACGTCTATAGGGTTTAAAACGTGTAACTTAGATATAAAGCAGATCTTACCTGTGTGTCAGTCTGTCCGAATGAAACCTGAAGTGAAACTGTGACTCATTATCCCGTGACTGTAACCCGGACATGTCCCGGCTGCACTTTGACCTGAATATTTGCCGATTTTTCAGTCAATGACCCGTTATTGATCCTAATTTTGGAGTTATTTATGTAAATCAGAGCAGACGGAGGATCTGAGCTCGAGCTCACATAACTATTTTCAACCCGGGAAGCCGCCATGTTGGATAAACAGTAGAAATGAGCCTGTCCAATCAAAAAAAACGACACTATATCAAATAATTTACACTGTTTAATTGATTACATTAGTGCTTCTGTATTCTTTGACTGTAGGTCGTTATATCAGTAATCTGTTAGATTTGAGTGACAGGCGCCATCTGacggctgtagtaattatgacccgggaaaagatttttattttttaggatggcgaagtcacgacccgccctactctgcctctgattggcttaccctgatattctttccctaatcctaaccaatctcactccttatgcccaaacctaaccaacccaatCAACGAAGGCAACCggtactagccaatcagaggcagaggaggaaggctcatgacttcaccatcctggggggaaaaaaatggcacCCGCGGAAGGTAAAAAGCTGCAGGAGCCCGCGGTTCGCTTCCCGCTCCGACCGTCAGTGTCACGTTTTTAACCGTCGGGACATTTTTACCGCATTTTATTGCGTTTATTACCGGAATGCGGTGTTTGCTGTTGCCGACGGTTCCCACGTTTAACCACGTTTTAAAcaatcattttaacccaaaccatgatctttctccaACTCCAACCacgtggtttttgtgcctaaacctaaccagactttaaccacacacacacacacacacacacacacacacacacacacacacacacacaccataaaacattattatatcGTTATTTTAACAGTGATCTGTAAAGCGGCGTATTACGCTCCTGACTTGTTGGTAGAAATAGCTGATTAAAGTCACTTTCAATCGTTCTCTCAAccatatatacaatataattcACGTTGAATTTTAATATGAAATCTTTATAATTACTTATAGTGATATAATGGAGAAGACGTCAGGATGGCCgagcggtctaaggcgctgCGTTCAGGTCGCAGTCTCCCctggaggcgtgggttcgaatcccacttCTGACACATTCTCCTTTTCTTAATATTCTCCATTCAGATTTGTTGATTTAAGTATTAAAAGTTTCCTAAGAGTTGTATGAAATGTGTTACTGAATGAAGTCGTCTATgtcacctttaaaaacaaacaaacaaaaaaaaaaaactagtgaTGAACTTCGATCAAAAACAACATGCagtaggggagaccagggatGGTTGTAACACTTTCAATTTTTCCAATCAGGAGCAAGTTACAATTCACCCGATTcactctgcacatgctcagtttAGTCCTTGTTCCacatttcagaaataaaaaaataattcttcatttatttttgtgattctGCTTTGTAGATAAACTCATCAAACTTAAATCATGTTAATTATTTGTCTGTGTAGATATCTTTCATGCAAGTTGTTAGTGCTAATGTTTTATCTGTAAGCTAGTTCATGGCTACAAGAGTCTGAGTTAGTTACAACCTACCCCAAGCAAACATTTCATCGTATTTAATACGTTTACTTTGACTTTCAGTATGCCGAGGTCCTGGAAGAGAAAGACTGACGGCTTCCTCTCAACATTTTGAAGAGAGCATCAAATGATgtaaaaaagcagagaaagtCCATCAGATCTGCAGCAAAATGTTGTATGATTGTGTAAAGAGAGGAAGTTAGAAGAGAAGGAATCAAAGGAACTTCTATGTGTAGGTTAACATAGTGGAGACAAAGTCTTCACTGATGAACCAGAGGAGGACTGTGACTCTGTTGATGAATAACatacttgacacacacacacacaatatcttAAGTTTTTATCACAATCCTTATTTCATAATGTTACAACTATGGCATCAATTGTCACATTTAACTTCTTGTGTTTGAGACTAAaccattttcagtttgtgttgcagagataacAGCTGCATCATTTAATAGCAGACACACGTCGCTAGTTTGCATCACATTTTGAATGCATTGGTTTTAAAAAAGCTCCAAGctacagacagaaatgtcaaaagTGTGACAACCATCCTCGGTCTCCCCTATTAAGTCAGTTTACAGTCAAACACATGAGACATAAAACTGAATCACAGCGTTGAAACCAAGATTTTaccaaaatatgtaaaaataacagaaaagttTTAATTGTTGGGCTGCGATTTTTTCATCAATCAATCTGCCAATGATTTTCTCgtttagtcaataaaatgtccgaaaatatacaaaaattgCCTTTTTAATTTACCTGAGTCCGAGGTGTCGtcttcaaattacttgtttaTTCTGACCAACGATCCAAAACCctcaaaatatttattaacatcttatatgacaaaaaagcagcaactcCTCACATTTATGGAGCTGAAACCAGATGATGGAAAATTTACTGAAACCAACTAATCATTGCGCTACTGTTATGGAAGCTcattacattaataaaaatattaattttaaggCAACATTATAAGATGCTACAtcaaaaatgtgactttttatcCTGTAATTTGATTCATAAATATCAAATTTTGCTGcattaaagagaaaatatatcTGTTAGGTTTTGTCTTGATTATTCCTGCTGAAGTCACAGAACCAAACACAATCAATTTATCATGAATAATCGTTCataaagagttaataaatggtttataactctctataatgtagttataagcagatataagtgtttatgaatgtaTTCATCAATAGCTATAACTCCTCCCAGGACagttgctgctgtataaacagatcattaataatataataaaacacaactgtaataatataaaatgtcttcatgaCAAATAGTGAACATTTATAAACAGATATAAGAACACTGATGTCTtcatatctgcttataactacattatagtgagttattaactgtttatatgcTGATTATTGATGATTAATAGACATTGATCCTCCTAAAAACATTCAGCAGGttcaaagaaaatgttaaaatcaggtttattaaaatgttttggaaaCAACAGATTTTACCAGACGACTCATCACCAGGTATTTAGTGATGAAAaggaatattttttaaattattttttatgatgtttttcaaagtttttcttttttcacctcTAAAGATTCTTCAGAATCAAACAGTCTGACTGTGTCTGTCAGGTTTCTGCCCACCTGGAGGGgtcctcctgcagctcctcatGTCGGGGTCTCAGGTGTCTCAGGTGGGTCCTGGTCTCTTCCTGAGCGGTCTGGACTCGGCTCTGAACCTCAGCGTGTTGTCCAGCAGGAGCGTCTCTCTCATCATTAACTCCAGTGGGCTGGAGGACGTTTCCTACCCGCAGTTGGATGGCCTGCAGGTCCTCCATGTCCCCGTCCAGGACCGACCTCACGCCCCGCTGGGACGGTACTTCGACCTCGTGGCGGAGCGGATCCACCAGAACCGGACGGGGACGACTCTGGTTCACTGCAGCGCCGGCAGGAGCCGGTCCCCGTCTCTGATCATGGCCTACCTGATGAGGTCAGCAGACACTCACCTGTCACTGTTACTAACCCTGGAGGTCAGAGTTCAGGTCTCTGATGTGGTTCAgcaagtaactaaatacatttactcaagtactgaagtacagtttagaggtacttgtactttacttgagtatttccatgtgatgctactttctacatttcagagggaaatattgtactttctactccactacatttatttgacagctttagttacttttcagatgaagatttgacacaatggataatataacaagcttttaaaatacaacacattgttaaagatgaaaccagtggtttccaacctttttggcttttgacgtcttacaaaaagcagtgtgtagtcggggtcacatttcacatgtctatgagttgttaacagctccaccaaatagtgatttttccctctaaacttctcacatgctttcatttcaataaatgttcaaatgatccaatatttcagcaaaaatcaaagattagagaaaaagtccaaaaactgaaaacagatttgtgtatcagaactttgttttttcttctttcctctcccattaatcatctcaccacccctcagatttatctgctgaccctttggaggggcccgacccctaggttgggaaccactggactaaactagctaactgtatataaagtagtgtaaactagctccacctccagcagctacaacagtaacatgctgctctaacactgatgcttcactattaataatctaatgatgtcatatataataatatatcagtcagagggaccaaaccactacttttactgcaatactttaactacatcaagctcataatacttatgtacttttactgcaatactttaactacatcaagctcataatacttatgtacttttactgcaatactttaactacatcaagctcataatacttatgtacttttactgcaatactttaactacatcaagctcataatacttatgtacttttactgcaatactttaactacatcaagctcataatacttatgtacttttactgtagtaggatttttcttgcaggacttttacttgtaatggagtatctttacgttgctgtattggtattttatACTGCAGTAAAGTACTTCTTCCAGCTCTGGGTTCTGGTCTCTGTGTTGCAGGTTTGGGGGTCTCAGCCTGCGTCGGGCTCATGAACAGGTTCTGGAGCAGCGGCCGTTCATCCGACCGAACGCTGGTTTCTGGAGGCAGCTGATGGACTACGAGAGGAAGCTGTTCGGCAGGAACTCGGTCCGGATGGCGATGACGTCCGGCGGAGTCCTGCCTGAAGCTCTGGAGGACACGAACACCACGGCGGCGTACTGCGTCAACATCTGAACGACCACAAACTAATCAGACATTAAACACTCTCATCGTTTTGTTTCTTCCCTCTGAGCTGCAGCGGAAACAGCTGAATGTTTCCACACCTGCAAACTTCACTCACAATGTGGCAGAAAAAGCAAATTCTTTGCTTCTTGTTTGTCAGTAAGAGATTTAGATACTTCAGTGATGTCGGGATTATTCTGTTTGACAGTTAAAggtgtaaaacaacaaactcaAGTCggtgttttctattttttaatgaaaagaaaCGTCCAGAAACATGTGGCTACCtgataaaaactgtttttaaaaaacatccttttaactctgttttctAAATCCTCCATCAGTTTGTCTGAATGATGTATTTGTGCAACTGTTACACaaatatttaagtttaaaatgttaaattctgTAAATAAGATTAAACAGATGCTGCTGTTCAAAGTCCAAACTGGTCTCATATCTGTTTACTgatcagatcagctgatcaattGATCAGGTTTCTTTTTAGTAAAACTACAGAACTAAGAGCAGAGTTGGAATAAACAGATCTGCAGTTTGTGagtgaaacactgaaatgagctcggctgtgattggtcagaaacgatgtaaaaaaacaaatcaatttattgtgacagaagaagaaacgatcagtattacagtcagtacgtcagtcagtgctacagtcagtactacagtcagtgctacagtcagtactacagtcagtacgtcagtcagtactacagtcagtactgcagtcagtgctacagtcagtactacagtcagtgcTACAGTCAGTGCTACAGTCAGTACTGCAGTCAGTACTGCAGTCAGTCTTTGTACATCATTAACACTGCTGGATGGTGTGTAGTAGGtttgcagagctgcagaatataaatatagagctgcagaACATGAATATAGAtctgcagaatatgaatatagatCTGCAGAATATGAACATAGAgctgcagaatataaatatagagctgcaggatatgaatatagagctgcaggatatgaatatagagctgcagAACATGAATATAGAtctgcagaatatgaatatagatCTGCAGAATATGAACATAGAgctgcagaatataaatatagagctgcagaatatgaatatatagcTGCAGAGtatgaatatagagctgcagagtatgaatatagagctgcagAATGTGAATATATAGCTGCAGAGTATGAATATAGATCTGCAGAATATGAATACTGAgctgcagaatataaatatagatctgcagtatatgaatatatagctgcagaatatgaatatagagctgcagAATATGACTATAGAGCTGTAGGATATGAATACAGagctgcagaatatgaatatatagcTGCAGAGtatgaatatagagctgcagAATGTGAATATAGATCTGCAGAATATGAATACTGAgctgcagaatataaatatagatctgcagtatatgaatatatagctgcagaatatgaatatagagctgcagaatatgaatatagagctgcagaatatgactatagagctgcagaatatgaatatatagctgcagaatatgaatactgagctgcagaatatgaatacagagctgcagaatataaatatagatctgcagaatatgaatatagatctgcagaatatgaatatatagctgcagaatataaatatagatctgcagaatatgaatacagagctgcagaatataaatatagatctgcagaatatgaatatagatctgcagaatatgaatatatagctgcagaatatgaatatagttctgcagaatatgaatatagatttacagaatatgaat
This region of Thunnus maccoyii chromosome 6, fThuMac1.1, whole genome shotgun sequence genomic DNA includes:
- the LOC121898764 gene encoding uncharacterized protein LOC121898764, with the protein product MKMQNQQTNKNQKPVLPQVRYHPTIQTGPPAKTGTRQTHKTKPGAQTGIKAVQQNQDADQTAQADPVPAVKRNQKQTKKADQRAAADPDPRPADPPRPEQVPVGLGVRLDRCVVEQVEVLTRGQSTNQDWFTWRKNRITASVAHRIAHCRFVQGKSKTPPPSYLAAITGEERRIQTRAMSWGVQMEAEVVRRYQKLKSAALRRSVSVQDCGLFIDAQRPWLAASPDGIVTDSRTSQRLLCLEVKCPYKHRHRRVEDACRDDPAFCLEIQNENGREPGTSPVYRLKTSHSYFTQIQCQLAVTGLQQADLAVFTLKETAIVPVTFDPDLWEETVSKLQVFYRDAFLPHLRKKTQPDAVGWTPEL
- the LOC121898775 gene encoding dual specificity protein phosphatase 14 isoform X2, which translates into the protein MAPAEGFCPPGGVLLQLLMSGSQVSQVGPGLFLSGLDSALNLSVLSSRSVSLIINSSGLEDVSYPQLDGLQVLHVPVQDRPHAPLGRYFDLVAERIHQNRTGTTLVHCSAGRSRSPSLIMAYLMRFGGLSLRRAHEQVLEQRPFIRPNAGFWRQLMDYERKLFGRNSVRMAMTSGGVLPEALEDTNTTAAYCVNI
- the LOC121898775 gene encoding dual specificity protein phosphatase 14 isoform X3, translated to MCFCPPGGVLLQLLMSGSQVSQVGPGLFLSGLDSALNLSVLSSRSVSLIINSSGLEDVSYPQLDGLQVLHVPVQDRPHAPLGRYFDLVAERIHQNRTGTTLVHCSAGRSRSPSLIMAYLMRFGGLSLRRAHEQVLEQRPFIRPNAGFWRQLMDYERKLFGRNSVRMAMTSGGVLPEALEDTNTTAAYCVNI
- the LOC121898775 gene encoding dual specificity protein phosphatase 14 isoform X1 encodes the protein MFWKQQILPDDSSPGFCPPGGVLLQLLMSGSQVSQVGPGLFLSGLDSALNLSVLSSRSVSLIINSSGLEDVSYPQLDGLQVLHVPVQDRPHAPLGRYFDLVAERIHQNRTGTTLVHCSAGRSRSPSLIMAYLMRFGGLSLRRAHEQVLEQRPFIRPNAGFWRQLMDYERKLFGRNSVRMAMTSGGVLPEALEDTNTTAAYCVNI
- the LOC121898775 gene encoding dual specificity protein phosphatase 14 isoform X4 is translated as MSGSQVSQVGPGLFLSGLDSALNLSVLSSRSVSLIINSSGLEDVSYPQLDGLQVLHVPVQDRPHAPLGRYFDLVAERIHQNRTGTTLVHCSAGRSRSPSLIMAYLMRFGGLSLRRAHEQVLEQRPFIRPNAGFWRQLMDYERKLFGRNSVRMAMTSGGVLPEALEDTNTTAAYCVNI